The Bacillus vallismortis genome window below encodes:
- the bceA gene encoding bacitracin ABC transporter ATP-binding protein BceA, with translation MMILQANKIRKSYGNKLNKQEVLKGIDIHIQKGEFVSIMGASGSGKTTLLNVLSSIDQVSDGTINIDGNDMTSMKEKQLAEFRKQHLGFIFQDYNLLDTLTVKENILLPLSITKMPKSEAIRKFEEVAKELGIDELRDKYPNEISGGQKQRTSAARAFIHEPSIIFADEPTGALDSKSASDLLNKLSQLNQKRNATIIMVTHDPVAASYCGRVIFIKDGQMYTQLNKGGQDRQTFFQDIMKTQGVLGGVQHEH, from the coding sequence ATGATGATCTTACAAGCGAATAAAATTCGAAAAAGCTATGGAAACAAGCTGAATAAACAAGAAGTGCTCAAAGGCATTGATATTCATATTCAAAAAGGTGAATTTGTCAGTATTATGGGGGCGTCAGGTTCTGGGAAAACAACTTTGCTCAATGTTCTGTCCTCCATTGATCAGGTCAGTGACGGAACCATTAACATTGACGGAAATGACATGACATCAATGAAGGAAAAGCAGCTGGCTGAATTCAGAAAACAGCATTTAGGTTTTATCTTTCAAGATTACAATCTGCTGGATACGTTGACAGTAAAAGAGAATATCCTCCTGCCGTTGTCGATTACAAAAATGCCCAAAAGCGAAGCGATTCGCAAGTTCGAAGAGGTGGCGAAAGAGCTGGGCATTGATGAACTCCGTGATAAGTACCCAAATGAAATTTCCGGCGGCCAGAAGCAGCGCACATCTGCCGCGAGAGCATTTATTCATGAACCGAGCATTATTTTCGCAGATGAGCCGACGGGCGCGCTTGATTCAAAATCAGCCTCTGATCTATTAAACAAGCTGAGCCAGCTCAATCAGAAACGCAATGCTACGATTATCATGGTCACCCATGACCCTGTCGCTGCCAGCTACTGCGGAAGAGTGATTTTTATTAAGGACGGGCAAATGTATACACAGCTAAATAAAGGAGGCCAAGACAGACAAACGTTTTTCCAGGACATCATGAAAACGCAAGGCGTGTTAGGCGGGGTGCAGCATGAACATTAA
- a CDS encoding HAMP domain-containing histidine kinase, giving the protein MIKAFLTERRSWIAVFLFQQVLMLFIAFVDSSISFNNVLYMVYLCILFFIIFIWVRYLKETAFYKSLKTWENNLDVTAINEPETPFESMVERSITGQTEHLKQTAARHRLALENEKDELMAWIHEVKTPLTAMHLLIDRMEDQALKSQLSYEWLRIHLLLDQQLHQKRMSFIENDLSVECIQLQPIIFKEIKDLQSWCIQKGIGFDIQLEAEEVLSDAKWLAFIIRQLLTNAVKYSEASDIEIKSVQKGEQTQLEVKDFGRGIDLKDVPRIFDKGFTSTTDHHNQGSTGMGLYLAKKAAAPLMIHIDVRSESGAGTVFTLTFPKRNQFERVIGV; this is encoded by the coding sequence ATGATTAAAGCATTCCTTACTGAAAGGCGAAGCTGGATTGCCGTGTTTTTGTTTCAGCAGGTTTTGATGCTCTTCATTGCTTTTGTTGATTCCTCGATTTCATTTAACAATGTTCTTTATATGGTGTATTTGTGTATCTTGTTTTTTATCATTTTCATTTGGGTCCGCTATCTGAAAGAAACGGCGTTTTATAAAAGCTTGAAAACTTGGGAGAACAATCTTGATGTGACAGCGATAAATGAACCGGAAACGCCGTTTGAATCGATGGTTGAACGAAGCATTACCGGACAAACGGAGCATTTAAAACAAACCGCAGCCCGGCATCGCTTGGCATTAGAAAATGAAAAAGATGAGCTGATGGCATGGATTCACGAGGTCAAAACTCCATTGACAGCGATGCATTTACTCATCGATAGAATGGAAGACCAAGCTTTGAAATCCCAGCTGTCATATGAATGGCTGCGTATTCACCTGCTTCTTGACCAGCAGCTTCATCAAAAGCGCATGTCATTTATTGAGAATGATCTGTCTGTAGAATGCATTCAGCTTCAGCCCATCATTTTTAAGGAAATCAAAGATTTACAGTCGTGGTGTATCCAAAAAGGGATCGGCTTTGATATTCAGCTGGAAGCTGAGGAAGTGCTAAGCGACGCAAAATGGCTGGCGTTTATCATCAGGCAGCTGCTGACAAACGCGGTGAAATACAGCGAAGCCTCCGACATTGAAATCAAAAGCGTTCAAAAAGGGGAGCAGACGCAGCTTGAAGTGAAGGACTTTGGCAGGGGCATTGATCTCAAAGATGTGCCCCGCATTTTTGATAAAGGATTTACATCCACAACGGACCACCATAATCAAGGGTCCACTGGCATGGGGCTGTACTTGGCGAAAAAAGCCGCGGCCCCGTTAATGATCCATATTGATGTACGTTCGGAGTCCGGTGCGGGAACCGTTTTTACATTAACTTTCCCCAAACGGAATCAATTTGAACGAGTCATAGGCGTGTGA
- the bceR gene encoding two-component response regulator BceR — protein MFKLLLIEDDESLFHEIKDRLTGWSYDVYGIQDFSQVLQEFAAVKPDCVIIDVQLPKFDGFHWCRLIRSRSNVPILFLSSRDHPADMVMSMQLGADDFIQKPFHFDVLIAKIQAIFRRVYHYNTEPSTLKTWCGAAIDAEQNLVSNDKGSVELTKNEMFILKQLIEQKNKIVSREELIRSLWNDERFVSDNTLTVNVNRLRKKLDALQLGTYIETKVGQGYMAKEEDHFYD, from the coding sequence TTGTTTAAACTTTTGCTGATTGAAGATGATGAATCGCTGTTTCATGAAATCAAGGATCGTTTAACGGGATGGTCTTATGATGTATATGGCATTCAAGATTTTAGTCAAGTGCTGCAGGAATTTGCAGCGGTTAAGCCTGATTGTGTCATTATTGATGTTCAGCTTCCTAAATTTGACGGGTTTCATTGGTGCCGGCTGATCCGCTCCCGGTCAAATGTTCCGATTCTCTTTTTATCCTCCCGGGATCATCCTGCTGATATGGTGATGTCCATGCAGCTCGGGGCAGATGACTTTATTCAAAAGCCGTTTCATTTTGATGTGCTGATTGCGAAAATCCAAGCGATCTTCCGGCGTGTGTATCATTATAATACAGAGCCGAGCACGCTCAAAACGTGGTGCGGGGCTGCCATAGACGCGGAGCAGAATCTCGTCAGCAATGACAAAGGCTCTGTTGAACTGACGAAAAATGAAATGTTCATTCTCAAACAATTAATAGAACAAAAAAACAAGATTGTCAGCCGTGAAGAGCTGATCAGAAGCTTGTGGAACGATGAGCGGTTTGTGAGTGATAATACGCTGACCGTCAATGTCAATCGCCTGCGAAAAAAACTGGACGCCCTGCAGCTTGGCACATATATCGAGACGAAAGTCGGCCAAGGCTACATGGCGAAGGAAGAGGATCATTTCTATGATTAA
- the ytrF gene encoding ABC transporter permease YtrF produces MRFKDQVHFIRRNMKKNRLRVFMTILATTMACAFLVVLSSVGFGIQKTITDMTMSQQVVTKVSVMGKEGDKPIKKADLEKYDHVRSVVERTQVYEPNKATLGNRTNESSNLIFTNMNDELKANMELDKGRVAKSENEIVVGYDFAKGLLTKKESEAYNKKIEEAKGNPEDIKEPDGYTKDILNKTIELSVSKTNPKTGDVEKTKTYDFKIVGITKKPSQDWMEDSNIFISDQFKKDFSEFLDFKGGNVEKNTGVFADKFENVEQLTNDLTDDGYYVTSVTTELEGANTFFMVFKIGLIFVGCIAVIISAIGIFNTMTMAVTERTQEIGIMKAIGASPSIIRRMFLMESAYIGILGCVIGIIISYGVSFLVNLAVPMILAATSGSDAGDLNYTFSYIPASLVIIAVVICGGVAVISGMNPARKATKTNVLTALRREL; encoded by the coding sequence TTGAGGTTTAAGGATCAGGTTCATTTTATCAGAAGAAATATGAAGAAAAACAGGCTCCGTGTCTTTATGACAATTCTTGCGACAACAATGGCGTGTGCGTTTTTGGTTGTGCTGTCGTCGGTTGGATTCGGGATTCAAAAGACGATTACGGATATGACGATGAGCCAGCAGGTTGTGACGAAAGTCAGTGTAATGGGCAAGGAAGGCGATAAGCCCATTAAAAAAGCAGATTTAGAGAAGTATGATCATGTAAGGTCAGTTGTAGAAAGAACACAAGTGTATGAACCAAACAAAGCAACTTTAGGCAATCGCACAAATGAAAGTTCTAATCTCATCTTTACCAATATGAACGATGAACTAAAGGCCAATATGGAGTTGGATAAAGGAAGAGTCGCAAAGTCGGAAAATGAAATTGTAGTAGGATACGACTTTGCAAAGGGATTATTGACGAAAAAAGAATCGGAAGCGTATAACAAAAAAATAGAGGAAGCAAAAGGAAACCCGGAAGATATAAAAGAACCAGACGGCTATACAAAAGATATTCTGAACAAAACGATTGAATTAAGTGTATCAAAAACAAATCCTAAAACAGGGGATGTTGAAAAAACAAAAACATATGATTTTAAAATTGTCGGTATTACAAAAAAGCCATCTCAAGATTGGATGGAGGACTCAAACATTTTCATCAGTGATCAATTCAAGAAGGATTTTTCGGAATTCTTAGATTTCAAAGGCGGAAATGTTGAAAAAAACACTGGCGTTTTTGCTGATAAATTTGAGAACGTGGAACAGCTGACAAATGATCTGACAGATGATGGATACTATGTCACATCAGTTACTACCGAGCTTGAGGGCGCCAACACCTTCTTCATGGTCTTCAAAATCGGCCTGATCTTTGTCGGATGTATCGCGGTTATCATCTCTGCGATCGGCATTTTTAACACGATGACGATGGCGGTGACAGAAAGAACGCAGGAGATTGGCATTATGAAAGCGATTGGGGCGAGTCCGTCCATCATTCGCCGAATGTTCCTGATGGAAAGCGCGTATATCGGAATTTTAGGCTGTGTGATTGGGATTATCATTTCTTACGGCGTAAGCTTCCTTGTCAATCTGGCTGTCCCGATGATTCTCGCGGCGACAAGCGGAAGTGATGCGGGCGATTTGAATTACACCTTCTCCTACATCCCGGCCAGCCTTGTGATCATCGCTGTGGTGATTTGCGGAGGGGTAGCCGTGATTTCCGGGATGAACCCGGCGAGAAAAGCGACCAAAACCAACGTGCTGACAGCGTTAAGAAGAGAATTATAA
- the ytrE gene encoding ABC transporter ATP-binding protein YtrE, with protein MIDVQHIDHSFTIGKKGRENEVPVLKDVSLSVAKGEIACIVGRSGSGKSTLLNLISGYISPTKGRIVINGTDVTGFNEKEWAQFRLEHFGFIFQSFQLIPGLTTYENVEMPLALKGIKPSERKQKVQDMLKRVGLENHAAHYPNELSGGQQQRVSIARALILNPSIILADEPTGSLDSETEQEVLDLIQQLNRERGITFVIITHDDEVASIGHSKFQLHDGVLKGGVTVEV; from the coding sequence ATGATTGATGTTCAGCATATCGACCATTCTTTCACGATCGGAAAAAAAGGCCGTGAGAATGAAGTGCCAGTATTGAAAGATGTTTCATTAAGCGTGGCGAAAGGTGAAATCGCCTGTATAGTCGGACGAAGCGGGTCGGGGAAGTCAACGCTTTTGAATTTAATTTCCGGCTACATATCGCCGACAAAAGGGCGGATTGTCATTAACGGAACTGATGTCACTGGCTTTAATGAAAAGGAATGGGCTCAGTTCCGCCTTGAACACTTTGGGTTTATTTTTCAAAGCTTTCAGCTCATCCCGGGGTTAACGACGTATGAAAATGTTGAAATGCCGCTGGCGTTAAAAGGAATCAAACCGTCTGAGCGCAAGCAAAAGGTGCAGGACATGCTGAAACGCGTCGGTCTGGAGAATCACGCCGCTCATTATCCGAATGAACTGTCAGGCGGCCAGCAGCAGCGTGTCAGTATTGCGAGAGCGTTGATTTTAAATCCATCCATTATTTTAGCGGATGAGCCGACGGGAAGCCTTGATTCAGAAACGGAACAGGAAGTGCTGGATTTGATTCAGCAGCTGAACCGCGAGCGGGGCATTACATTTGTGATCATCACTCACGATGATGAAGTCGCTTCTATCGGACATTCGAAATTTCAGCTTCATGACGGTGTGTTAAAAGGGGGAGTTACTGTTGAGGTTTAA
- the ytrD gene encoding ABC transporter permease YtrD, with protein MPDSGLFYKEWKQNKALLIMIFLVFMLSNPFTVLNTYISYQGCVANQNEWVGPCVFSVDYLNGTFISFFWIWGVVLAVSQLGIERSKSFFDFTLSLPYTRGQIFNAKFLTGGIVIVVPQLVGYLLSVLLLVLLKPDQAVYFHNYSLGMIIVSVLAYSLVMAGGALTGHIFAQLLVSFTVAISPFLLISLPMINLEILFGGSIEFIHGPVPEWVRYLIPITYVDSKWVENSPHYLVIPAIMTIIFYIIGYISFVKLSNERNGYFFLWKPLDRPVQIIVIIIGIMGFGYFGFSASESFTGYLIGMAAGAVIGFFISYFAIYKKTKHV; from the coding sequence GTGCCGGATTCCGGGCTATTTTATAAAGAGTGGAAGCAAAATAAAGCGCTGCTCATCATGATTTTTTTGGTATTTATGCTTAGCAATCCTTTTACCGTATTAAATACGTACATCTCATATCAAGGCTGCGTGGCTAATCAGAACGAGTGGGTCGGCCCCTGCGTATTCAGTGTTGATTATTTAAACGGCACATTCATTTCATTCTTTTGGATTTGGGGAGTCGTTTTAGCGGTCAGCCAGCTTGGAATTGAACGTAGCAAGAGCTTCTTTGATTTTACATTAAGCCTTCCATATACACGAGGGCAGATATTTAATGCGAAGTTCCTCACCGGTGGAATAGTGATTGTGGTACCGCAGCTCGTAGGTTATCTTTTATCTGTTTTGCTGCTCGTGCTTTTGAAGCCTGATCAGGCCGTTTATTTTCACAACTACAGTTTGGGAATGATCATTGTCAGCGTCTTAGCTTATTCTTTGGTTATGGCTGGCGGAGCTCTGACGGGTCATATTTTCGCACAGCTTTTGGTCTCATTTACCGTGGCTATTTCGCCGTTTTTACTCATCAGCCTGCCTATGATCAACCTCGAGATCCTTTTTGGCGGATCAATAGAGTTCATTCATGGTCCAGTACCAGAATGGGTGCGGTATTTAATTCCAATAACCTATGTAGACTCGAAATGGGTGGAGAATTCACCTCATTATTTAGTGATTCCGGCTATCATGACTATCATCTTCTACATCATCGGCTATATTAGTTTTGTCAAACTGTCTAATGAAAGAAACGGGTATTTCTTCTTATGGAAGCCGCTTGACCGTCCGGTGCAGATCATCGTTATTATCATAGGAATCATGGGCTTCGGCTATTTTGGATTTTCTGCAAGCGAGAGCTTTACCGGTTATCTCATCGGCATGGCTGCAGGCGCGGTAATTGGTTTCTTCATCAGTTATTTTGCGATTTATAAAAAAACAAAACATGTGTAA
- the ytrC gene encoding ABC transporter permease YtrC, whose translation MVDRGLLYREWKQNQVVILLSIVFLVLANPLSIVNTYLSYQGCLAHQDPQYCDFIVNYRVSNLIDINWMPGVILAVCFLGMERSKDTMDFILSLPYNRSQIFQTKFWLGGLVIMLSQLLGFLLAWLLILVYNPEHVYFFEHGSVGVIVISFMAYCLLMAAGALTGNVFAQLLTAFAAAALPYLIVALPVGNFEVVFGVSIWEMFPSPEAYFSLASNLSYLVPIGYVANGWLSDSKYILLIPAAMSILFYLIGYISFKKHPSERNGHFFLWNRLDRPVQILVMSFGILGFGLFGYSAGHSIMGYIFGMIIGAVVGFFVSYFSIYKKTKH comes from the coding sequence ATGGTAGACCGAGGTCTCCTCTATCGAGAGTGGAAACAGAATCAAGTGGTGATTTTGCTAAGTATTGTGTTTTTAGTGCTGGCAAATCCGCTCTCTATTGTGAATACGTATTTGTCTTATCAAGGATGTCTTGCTCATCAAGACCCGCAATATTGTGATTTTATTGTCAATTATAGAGTAAGCAATCTGATAGACATCAACTGGATGCCAGGTGTCATTTTGGCGGTTTGCTTCTTGGGAATGGAACGTTCGAAAGACACGATGGATTTTATATTAAGCCTCCCATATAACAGAAGCCAAATTTTCCAGACGAAATTTTGGTTAGGCGGTTTAGTGATTATGCTGTCGCAATTGCTTGGCTTTTTACTTGCTTGGCTGCTAATTCTTGTCTATAACCCTGAACACGTCTACTTTTTTGAGCACGGCAGTGTTGGAGTAATCGTCATTAGTTTTATGGCTTACTGTTTGTTGATGGCCGCTGGGGCATTAACGGGGAATGTTTTTGCCCAGTTATTAACGGCCTTTGCTGCTGCGGCATTACCATATTTAATTGTTGCATTGCCGGTTGGAAACTTTGAAGTTGTTTTTGGTGTGAGTATATGGGAAATGTTCCCTTCCCCTGAGGCGTATTTCTCCCTGGCAAGTAATTTATCATATCTTGTACCTATTGGTTACGTTGCAAATGGATGGCTGTCTGACAGTAAATATATTTTATTGATTCCAGCTGCCATGAGCATTCTGTTTTACTTGATTGGCTATATAAGCTTCAAAAAGCATCCAAGTGAGCGAAACGGACACTTTTTCCTTTGGAACAGATTAGACCGTCCTGTACAAATTCTGGTTATGTCTTTCGGTATTCTTGGTTTTGGTTTATTTGGATATTCAGCCGGACATTCCATCATGGGTTACATTTTTGGAATGATTATTGGAGCCGTAGTTGGATTTTTTGTGAGCTACTTCTCTATTTATAAGAAAACGAAACATTAA
- the ytrB gene encoding ABC transporter ATP-binding protein YtrB has protein sequence MIELRQLSKTIDGNQVLKDVSLTIEKGEIFGLLGRNGSGKTTMLRLIQQIIFADSGTILFDGVEIKKHPKVKQNIIYMPVQNPFYDKYTYKQLVDILRRIYPKFDVTYANELMNRYEIPETKKYRELSTGLKKQLSLVLSFAARPALILLDEPTDGIDAVTRHDVLQLMVDEVAERDTSILITSHRLEDIERMCNRIGFLEDNRLTNVMDLDELKEEYIKIQMAFDTDVNLEIREQNIPMLDQAGVFYTVLIPKSDEEKKNFLRKLKPKVWNELPVNLEEVFIAKFGGKRRW, from the coding sequence ATGATTGAATTACGGCAGCTGTCAAAAACGATTGACGGCAATCAAGTATTAAAAGATGTTTCATTAACGATTGAAAAAGGAGAAATCTTCGGGCTCCTCGGCCGCAATGGGTCAGGCAAAACGACGATGCTCCGTTTAATCCAGCAAATCATTTTCGCAGACAGCGGGACGATTTTGTTTGACGGCGTAGAAATCAAAAAGCATCCGAAGGTCAAACAAAATATTATCTACATGCCCGTTCAAAACCCTTTCTACGACAAGTATACATATAAGCAGCTTGTCGACATCCTGAGAAGAATTTATCCGAAATTTGACGTCACCTACGCGAATGAGTTGATGAATAGATACGAAATTCCAGAAACGAAAAAGTACCGTGAGCTGTCGACGGGCCTGAAAAAACAGCTGTCTCTCGTTCTGTCGTTTGCGGCGAGACCGGCGCTGATTCTCCTTGATGAGCCGACAGACGGAATAGACGCGGTGACAAGGCATGATGTGCTGCAGCTGATGGTCGATGAAGTGGCGGAGCGTGATACGAGCATTCTGATCACCTCCCACCGGCTTGAGGACATAGAGCGGATGTGCAACAGAATCGGTTTTCTCGAAGATAACAGGCTGACGAATGTGATGGATCTTGATGAGCTAAAAGAGGAATACATCAAAATTCAAATGGCGTTTGATACAGATGTCAACTTGGAGATCAGAGAACAAAATATTCCGATGCTCGATCAGGCCGGCGTGTTCTATACGGTCCTGATTCCGAAAAGCGACGAAGAGAAGAAGAACTTTTTAAGAAAGCTGAAGCCAAAAGTGTGGAACGAGCTTCCTGTCAACTTGGAAGAAGTGTTCATTGCGAAGTTTGGAGGGAAGCGGAGATGGTAG
- a CDS encoding GntR family transcriptional regulator produces MIQIDPRSSTPIYEQIIQQMKELCLKGIMTPGDKLPSVRELATIIIANPNTVSKAYKELEREGIIETLRGRGTYISEQAKTTLVEGKMTMIKEQLKQLIIDAHYAGVELEKLQKWMKEISMDVKGGQEDD; encoded by the coding sequence ATGATTCAAATCGATCCAAGAAGCTCAACACCCATTTACGAACAAATCATTCAGCAAATGAAAGAGCTTTGTTTAAAAGGGATCATGACGCCTGGTGATAAGCTTCCTTCTGTCAGAGAATTGGCGACGATCATTATTGCGAATCCGAACACTGTCAGCAAAGCGTACAAAGAGCTTGAGCGTGAAGGGATTATCGAAACGCTGCGGGGCAGAGGGACCTATATTTCGGAGCAAGCGAAAACAACTTTGGTTGAAGGGAAGATGACGATGATTAAAGAGCAACTTAAACAGCTCATCATCGATGCCCATTATGCAGGGGTTGAGCTGGAAAAACTGCAAAAATGGATGAAGGAAATCAGCATGGATGTGAAAGGCGGGCAAGAGGATGATTGA
- a CDS encoding YtzC family protein: MATRQSVDEHLQQCMQAYDDAEEQLKLASKQEHYNDQEYSDAQMQLENAVNALNKLWLSSNDQQREQLYRMRLQLQALQNNMILHHPLDV, encoded by the coding sequence GTGGCAACAAGACAATCAGTAGATGAACATCTCCAGCAATGTATGCAGGCGTATGATGATGCTGAAGAACAGCTTAAACTCGCTTCAAAACAAGAGCATTATAACGACCAAGAATACAGTGACGCGCAAATGCAGCTTGAAAATGCGGTAAATGCTTTAAATAAGCTGTGGCTGTCGTCAAATGACCAGCAGAGAGAACAGCTGTACAGAATGAGGCTTCAGCTTCAAGCTTTGCAAAATAATATGATCCTGCATCACCCTCTTGATGTGTAA
- a CDS encoding TIGR01212 family radical SAM protein (This family includes YhcC from E. coli K-12, an uncharacterized radical SAM protein.), producing the protein MMQNNPFPYSNTEKRYHTLNYHLREHFGHKVFKVALDGGFDCPNRDGTVAHGGCTFCSAAGSGDFAGNRADDLITQFHDIKNRMHEKWKDGKYIAYFQAFTNTHAPVEVLREKFESVLALDDVVGISIATRPDCLPDDVVDYLAELNERTYLWVELGLQTVHERTALLINRAHDFNCYVEGVNKLRKHGIRVCSHIINGLPLEDRDMMMETAKAVADLDVQGIKIHLLHLLKGTPMVKQYEKGKLDFLSQDEYVQLVCDQLEIIPPEMIVHRITGDGPIELMIGPMWSVNKWEVLGAINKELENRGSYQGKFFQHLEEESAL; encoded by the coding sequence GTGATGCAGAACAATCCTTTTCCTTATTCAAATACGGAAAAACGCTATCATACATTGAATTATCATCTTAGAGAACATTTCGGCCATAAGGTGTTTAAAGTGGCGCTTGACGGCGGCTTTGACTGTCCGAATCGGGACGGCACCGTTGCCCACGGCGGCTGCACTTTTTGCAGCGCAGCAGGTTCAGGCGATTTTGCCGGAAACCGGGCCGATGATTTAATTACGCAATTCCATGACATCAAAAACCGCATGCACGAAAAATGGAAGGACGGAAAATACATCGCTTATTTTCAGGCCTTCACCAATACTCACGCGCCGGTTGAGGTGCTTCGTGAGAAATTTGAATCCGTTCTCGCCCTAGACGATGTGGTCGGCATTTCGATCGCCACACGTCCGGACTGTCTGCCCGATGATGTCGTTGACTATTTGGCAGAACTGAATGAACGCACGTATTTGTGGGTGGAGCTTGGGCTTCAAACGGTTCATGAACGGACTGCTCTTCTGATCAACCGCGCACATGATTTTAACTGTTATGTGGAAGGCGTCAATAAGTTAAGAAAACACGGCATACGTGTCTGCTCCCATATTATCAACGGACTGCCTTTGGAAGACCGGGACATGATGATGGAAACCGCAAAGGCCGTCGCAGATTTGGACGTCCAGGGCATTAAAATCCACCTGCTGCACCTATTGAAAGGCACGCCGATGGTCAAGCAATATGAAAAGGGAAAACTGGATTTCCTTTCTCAAGATGAATATGTGCAGCTCGTTTGTGATCAGCTTGAGATCATTCCGCCGGAAATGATCGTCCACCGCATTACAGGTGACGGACCAATTGAGTTGATGATCGGGCCAATGTGGAGCGTCAACAAATGGGAAGTACTAGGCGCCATTAATAAAGAACTTGAAAATCGCGGCAGCTATCAAGGGAAGTTCTTCCAACATCTTGAGGAGGAATCAGCTCTATGA
- a CDS encoding class I SAM-dependent methyltransferase: MILKKILPYSKELLKMAAGEGDIVVDATMGNGHDTQFLAELVGENGHVYAFDIQESAVANTKDRLGKTYQERTTLFHKSHDKIAESLPPETHGKVAAAVFNLGYLPGGDKSVTTNGNSTIKAIEQLLSIMKDGGLIVLVVYHGHPEGKAEKNDVLDFCRDLDQQSARVLTYGFINQQNDPPFIVAIEKKAQISK; this comes from the coding sequence ATGATTTTGAAAAAAATCCTTCCTTACAGCAAAGAACTGCTGAAAATGGCAGCGGGGGAAGGAGATATCGTCGTAGATGCAACGATGGGCAACGGCCATGATACGCAGTTTTTAGCGGAGCTTGTCGGTGAAAACGGCCATGTGTACGCATTCGACATCCAAGAATCAGCCGTAGCCAACACGAAGGATCGGCTCGGTAAGACATATCAAGAACGAACAACGTTATTTCACAAAAGCCATGACAAAATCGCTGAATCCCTCCCGCCGGAAACACATGGCAAAGTGGCTGCCGCTGTGTTTAACCTTGGCTATCTGCCGGGCGGGGACAAGTCGGTTACGACCAACGGAAATTCAACCATCAAAGCGATTGAGCAGCTTCTCAGCATCATGAAAGATGGGGGCTTGATTGTTCTGGTTGTTTATCATGGCCACCCGGAAGGCAAAGCTGAAAAAAACGACGTGCTCGATTTTTGCCGAGACTTGGATCAGCAATCAGCTCGTGTGTTAACATATGGATTTATCAATCAGCAAAATGATCCGCCATTTATTGTCGCCATCGAAAAAAAAGCTCAAATCAGCAAATGA